The following coding sequences lie in one Bacilli bacterium genomic window:
- a CDS encoding DedA family protein has translation MSEMLIEFIAQYGYAALFVLMAASMVALPVPDETLMVFAGYMASVGNMSLLPAWFACFGGTMVGMMTSYTIGRNAGRPLLERYGHRLFLSPRRLARAERWFQKYGIWTVGFGYFIPGVRHITCYLSGVSKVVFWQYVLFAGTGAAIWSASFLNLGKYVGLHWEKIVHAEIKNYFPLAILLIALAIIMVLVHYLRGGKKNGKI, from the coding sequence ATGAGTGAAATGCTGATAGAGTTTATCGCGCAATATGGTTATGCCGCTTTGTTCGTTCTGATGGCGGCGAGCATGGTCGCCTTGCCGGTTCCGGACGAAACGCTGATGGTGTTTGCCGGATATATGGCTTCCGTCGGTAATATGTCGCTGTTGCCCGCCTGGTTCGCCTGTTTCGGCGGCACAATGGTCGGCATGATGACAAGCTACACAATCGGCCGAAATGCGGGAAGGCCGTTGCTGGAGCGGTACGGGCACCGGCTGTTCCTGTCTCCGCGCCGTTTGGCGCGGGCGGAACGCTGGTTTCAAAAATACGGCATCTGGACGGTTGGTTTCGGCTATTTTATTCCCGGCGTCCGCCACATTACCTGCTATTTGTCGGGTGTAAGCAAGGTGGTTTTTTGGCAATATGTTTTATTTGCCGGCACCGGCGCAGCAATTTGGAGCGCGTCGTTTCTCAATTTGGGCAAATATGTCGGGCTGCATTGGGAGAAAATCGTCCATGCGGAAATAAAAAATTACTTCCCGCTCGCAATATTGCTGATCGCGTTAGCCATCATCATGGTGCTTGTTCATTATCTGCGGGGTGGGAAGAAAAACGGGAAAATTTGA